Proteins co-encoded in one Arthrobacter sp. ERGS1:01 genomic window:
- a CDS encoding helix-turn-helix transcriptional regulator, with the protein MNAITAMKLLTIDEVAELLRKSAAQLRWMRHNGSGPKSAKLGGRVMYREQDVIDWVNAAFDSASS; encoded by the coding sequence ATGAACGCCATAACAGCCATGAAGCTGCTGACGATTGATGAAGTGGCAGAACTGCTGCGAAAGTCCGCAGCCCAGCTCCGATGGATGCGTCACAACGGCAGTGGCCCGAAGTCCGCCAAGCTCGGTGGCCGAGTTATGTACCGCGAGCAGGACGTCATCGACTGGGTAAACGCCGCATTCGATTCGGCTAGCAGTTAG
- a CDS encoding helix-turn-helix transcriptional regulator: MDESRADMPVALFAANLKRFREVYGWSQSELARRMQESGWPKYSQVAVSRTEEGSRSVRLDEAVALAKLFDRKLQDLLDPEDVLDSWLKLRFFIDDYSNAVSTLRLAVDDVEERRIFVSVNAQLLREEIELAGGSGKVSETMNKTLSNAEIILTRSTLDLVEGELEALERETFEAEVDGHGVDQEAP; this comes from the coding sequence ATGGATGAATCAAGGGCAGATATGCCGGTGGCGTTGTTCGCCGCAAATTTGAAGCGATTTCGCGAAGTTTATGGGTGGTCTCAGTCTGAGCTTGCCCGCAGAATGCAGGAGTCAGGTTGGCCAAAATACAGTCAGGTTGCCGTGTCGCGCACCGAGGAGGGGTCGCGGTCCGTTCGCCTGGATGAAGCGGTGGCTCTTGCGAAGCTATTTGACAGAAAACTTCAGGACCTACTTGATCCTGAAGATGTCCTTGATAGCTGGCTGAAGCTCAGATTCTTCATCGATGACTACTCGAATGCAGTGTCCACACTTCGGCTTGCTGTTGATGACGTTGAAGAGCGCCGTATTTTCGTAAGCGTGAACGCCCAGCTGTTGAGAGAAGAGATTGAACTAGCCGGAGGCTCGGGAAAGGTCAGCGAAACCATGAACAAGACTCTCTCAAACGCTGAAATCATCTTGACCCGCAGCACACTAGACCTCGTTGAGGGAGAACTAGAGGCCTTGGAGCGGGAGACTTTTGAAGCCGAGGTAGATGGCCATGGCGTCGATCAAGAAGCGCCCTGA
- a CDS encoding tyrosine-type recombinase/integrase, whose product MASIKKRPDGKWRARYRDADGQEHSRHFRLKNKSDTAKPGEISAQEWLDEVTAAMVTGNYVDPKKAKLTVGEWCEIWLNGYANNRPSSVKQAKSHVKRIDAAFGKRTLVSVRPSEVKAWTAKLKNEGLADSTIYALHSRLSHIFSDAVHDGILPKSPLSRRTSPPMGKQRPFVATTEQVWALYDAMDAWTRPGILLGAFAGLRVAEAVALRVKDIDFMRGVISPAIQYPDEPLKSDTSKTPIPIPRELAVMLNRNPSILGSETIIAAEHGRAIAPYTFETRFREARETIKGLPKGFRFHDLRHYFASLLISEGLDVKVVQARLRHASAKTTLDTYSHMWPDKDEASRTAVAGVLAARKKSLGGQVEKAGP is encoded by the coding sequence ATGGCGTCGATCAAGAAGCGCCCTGACGGCAAATGGCGGGCCCGGTATAGGGACGCTGATGGGCAGGAGCACTCGCGTCATTTTCGACTGAAGAACAAGAGCGACACTGCGAAGCCTGGTGAGATCAGTGCGCAGGAGTGGCTGGATGAAGTCACAGCTGCGATGGTCACTGGGAACTATGTAGACCCGAAGAAGGCGAAACTGACTGTGGGGGAGTGGTGTGAGATCTGGTTGAACGGTTACGCGAACAATAGACCGTCATCAGTGAAGCAAGCCAAGTCACATGTCAAGCGGATCGATGCCGCGTTCGGGAAGAGGACGTTGGTCAGCGTGCGTCCCTCCGAGGTCAAGGCATGGACGGCGAAACTCAAGAATGAGGGGCTGGCCGACTCCACGATCTACGCGCTGCACAGCCGCCTGTCACACATCTTCTCGGACGCAGTCCATGACGGGATACTGCCGAAGTCACCTTTGAGTCGGCGGACATCGCCACCCATGGGCAAGCAGCGCCCCTTTGTAGCCACCACTGAGCAGGTCTGGGCGCTCTATGACGCCATGGACGCTTGGACCCGTCCCGGCATCCTCCTGGGTGCGTTTGCCGGCCTGCGCGTGGCCGAAGCCGTCGCCCTGCGTGTCAAAGACATCGACTTTATGCGCGGCGTAATCTCGCCGGCCATCCAATACCCAGACGAACCGCTGAAGTCTGACACGTCGAAGACCCCAATCCCGATTCCGCGTGAGCTCGCCGTGATGCTGAACCGCAACCCATCAATTCTCGGTTCCGAAACGATCATCGCCGCGGAGCATGGCCGCGCCATTGCCCCATACACTTTCGAGACGAGGTTTAGGGAAGCCAGGGAAACCATCAAGGGCCTACCTAAAGGGTTTCGTTTCCATGACCTCCGCCACTACTTCGCGTCCCTACTGATTTCCGAAGGCCTTGATGTGAAGGTGGTACAGGCCCGGCTACGGCACGCTTCTGCGAAGACCACCCTGGACACCTATAGCCACATGTGGCCCGATAAGGATGAAGCGTCGCGGACAGCCGTCGCTGGCGTCCTTGCAGCCCGCAAAAAGTCGCTCGGCGGACAAGTCGAAAAGGCTGGCCCATAA
- the glnA gene encoding type I glutamate--ammonia ligase → MFKNAEEVLQFIKDEDVKFVDIRFTDLPGVQQHFNVPAKTVDLDFFVHGQLFDGSSIRGFQGIAESDMQLVPDPTTAFVDTFRKEKTLALNFSIVNPRTGDPYHRDPRGVAEKAEAYLASTGIADTAFFGAEAEFFVFDNVQYESSPQGSFYKIDSEEANWNTGREEAGGNLGYKTPVKGGYFPVAPIDHQADLRDAMCLELDAAGLEVERSHHEVGAAGQAEINYTFNTLVHSADDLQKFKYVIKNTAWAWGKSVTFMPKPVFGDNGSGMHCHQSLWSNGKPLFYDEKGYAGLSDLARWYIGGLLKHSSAVLAFTNPTVNSYRRLVKGFEAPVNMVYSQGNRSAGIRIPITGSNPKAKRLEFRAPDPSSNPYLAFSAQLMAGLDGIKNRIEPPAPIDKDLYELPPEEAKDIPKAPESLEEALIALENDNEFLQAGGVFTQDLIDTWIDYKREYEIKPLSLRPNPYEFELYYGC, encoded by the coding sequence ATGTTCAAGAACGCGGAAGAAGTCCTCCAGTTCATCAAGGACGAAGATGTAAAGTTCGTCGATATCCGATTCACCGACCTGCCCGGCGTGCAGCAGCACTTCAATGTCCCCGCCAAGACGGTTGACCTGGACTTCTTCGTCCACGGCCAGCTCTTCGACGGCTCATCGATCCGCGGCTTCCAGGGCATTGCCGAGTCGGACATGCAGCTGGTCCCGGACCCCACCACCGCATTCGTGGACACGTTCCGCAAGGAGAAGACGCTTGCGCTGAACTTCTCCATCGTGAACCCCCGCACGGGTGATCCCTACCACCGCGACCCCCGCGGCGTGGCCGAAAAGGCCGAGGCATACCTGGCCTCCACCGGCATTGCCGACACCGCATTCTTCGGTGCCGAGGCCGAGTTCTTCGTCTTCGACAACGTCCAGTACGAGTCCTCCCCGCAGGGCTCCTTCTACAAGATCGATTCCGAAGAGGCCAACTGGAACACCGGCCGCGAGGAAGCCGGCGGAAACCTCGGCTACAAGACCCCCGTCAAGGGCGGTTACTTCCCCGTGGCCCCGATCGACCACCAGGCCGATCTGCGCGACGCCATGTGCCTGGAACTGGATGCCGCCGGCCTCGAGGTCGAGCGCTCCCACCACGAGGTTGGTGCGGCCGGCCAGGCCGAAATCAACTACACGTTCAACACCCTGGTCCACTCGGCCGATGACCTGCAGAAGTTCAAGTACGTCATCAAGAACACCGCCTGGGCCTGGGGCAAGTCGGTCACGTTCATGCCCAAGCCGGTCTTTGGCGACAACGGTTCCGGCATGCACTGCCACCAGTCGCTGTGGAGCAACGGCAAGCCGCTGTTCTACGACGAGAAGGGCTACGCCGGCCTGTCCGATCTTGCCCGCTGGTACATTGGCGGCCTGCTCAAGCACTCCTCCGCCGTTTTGGCATTCACCAACCCGACGGTGAACTCCTACCGCCGCCTGGTCAAGGGCTTCGAGGCCCCGGTCAACATGGTGTACTCACAGGGCAACCGCTCCGCCGGTATCCGCATCCCGATCACCGGTTCCAACCCGAAGGCCAAGCGCCTGGAGTTCCGCGCACCGGACCCCTCCTCCAACCCGTACCTGGCGTTCTCCGCCCAGCTGATGGCCGGCCTTGACGGCATCAAGAACCGGATCGAACCCCCGGCTCCCATCGACAAGGACCTCTACGAGCTGCCCCCCGAGGAAGCCAAGGACATCCCCAAGGCTCCCGAGTCCCTCGAAGAGGCGCTCATCGCCCTGGAGAACGACAACGAGTTCCTGCAGGCCGGCGGCGTGTTCACCCAGGACCTGATCGACACCTGGATCGACTACAAGCGCGAATACGAGATCAAGCCGCTCTCCTTGCGCCCGAACCCGTACGAGTTCGAGCTCTACTACGGCTGCTAG
- a CDS encoding RDD family protein: MVDRKDIGSWLSGPDTSNISNYPGERLGLPDSGRGSMARAGRRILAICIDWGLSYLIAIAFFNANPNAILAVFALEQMVLVGTLGYSIGHRIMGIQVQRLDGGPAGLLAGVVRAVLVCLVIPVVIVDADHRGLHDKAMKTILVRR, translated from the coding sequence GTGGTAGATCGCAAAGACATCGGGTCCTGGCTCAGCGGCCCGGACACTTCCAATATATCCAACTACCCTGGCGAACGGCTGGGATTACCCGATTCCGGGCGCGGTTCCATGGCGCGTGCCGGCCGGCGCATCCTGGCCATCTGCATTGACTGGGGCCTGAGCTACCTCATTGCCATCGCCTTTTTCAACGCGAACCCGAACGCCATTTTGGCCGTTTTCGCGCTGGAACAGATGGTTTTGGTGGGCACGCTGGGCTACAGCATCGGCCACCGGATCATGGGCATCCAGGTCCAAAGGCTCGACGGCGGCCCCGCCGGCCTGCTCGCCGGCGTCGTCCGCGCCGTGCTGGTGTGCCTGGTGATCCCCGTGGTGATTGTCGACGCCGACCATCGCGGCCTGCACGACAAGGCCATGAAGACAATCCTCGTTCGCCGCTAG
- a CDS encoding DUF4191 domain-containing protein, which translates to MAKTSDSAQPAAEKPKRSLFNRAPKDGAPKKEKKPGRLKQMVDIFKMTRRHDPMVVWYMLGAFLGLILVSLLVTVLVSPGNWITGLLVGLPLGLLGALLIMSRRAERAAYSQIEGKPGAAGAALSSLRRGWIFDEQPAAVNPRTQDVVFRAIGKPGIVLVTEGPSTRVKGLVDAERRRLNRILPNVTVTVIETGKGEGQVPIAKITKKMNKLKGELTKIEVGAVNKRISSMGNKLPIPKGIDPYKARPDRKASRGR; encoded by the coding sequence ATGGCCAAAACCTCTGACTCCGCCCAGCCCGCCGCTGAGAAGCCCAAGCGTTCCCTCTTCAACCGTGCCCCCAAGGACGGTGCACCGAAGAAGGAAAAGAAGCCCGGTCGCCTCAAGCAAATGGTGGACATCTTCAAGATGACCCGCCGCCACGACCCCATGGTGGTCTGGTACATGCTTGGCGCATTCCTTGGCCTGATCCTGGTCTCACTCCTGGTGACGGTGCTGGTGTCCCCCGGCAACTGGATCACCGGCCTGCTGGTGGGCCTGCCGCTGGGTTTGTTGGGCGCATTGCTGATCATGTCGCGCCGTGCCGAGCGTGCCGCGTACTCCCAGATTGAGGGCAAGCCCGGCGCAGCCGGCGCCGCCCTGAGCTCGCTTCGCCGCGGCTGGATCTTCGACGAACAGCCCGCCGCCGTGAACCCGCGCACCCAGGACGTCGTGTTCCGTGCCATCGGCAAGCCGGGCATCGTGCTCGTCACCGAGGGTCCGTCCACCCGGGTCAAGGGCCTGGTGGATGCCGAACGACGCCGCCTGAACCGGATCCTGCCCAACGTCACCGTCACCGTGATCGAGACCGGCAAGGGCGAGGGCCAGGTGCCGATCGCGAAGATCACGAAGAAGATGAACAAGCTCAAGGGCGAACTGACCAAGATCGAGGTTGGCGCCGTCAACAAGCGCATCTCCTCCATGGGCAACAAGCTGCCGATCCCCAAGGGGATCGACCCGTACAAGGCGCGCCCCGACCGCAAGGCTTCACGCGGACGCTGA
- the lipA gene encoding lipoyl synthase, whose translation MTLAPEGRKLLRIEQRNAAVPVERKPDWMKAKVTMGTEYIAMKNLVKGEGLHTVCEEAGCPNIFECWEDREATFLIGGSECTRRCDFCQIDTGKPSPIDRFEPTKVARSVVKMNLRYATVTGVARDDLEDEGVWLYAETVRKIHELNPNTGVELLIPDFSGKPENIAAICESAPEVFAHNVETVPRIFKRIRPAFRYERSLDVISQGRDHGMVTKSNLILGMGETREEISVALQDLHDAGTDLITITQYLRPSERHLPVDRWVKPQEFLELNQEAEEIGFLGVMSGPLVRSSYRAGRLWATAMRKKGRDIPEHLAHIAEGIEDSGHTRQEAASLIAAQ comes from the coding sequence GTGACGCTGGCACCCGAGGGACGCAAACTGCTGCGGATCGAACAACGGAACGCCGCGGTTCCGGTGGAGCGCAAGCCCGACTGGATGAAGGCGAAGGTGACGATGGGCACCGAATACATCGCCATGAAGAACCTGGTCAAGGGCGAGGGCCTGCACACGGTGTGCGAGGAGGCCGGCTGCCCCAACATCTTCGAATGCTGGGAAGACCGCGAAGCCACCTTCCTCATCGGCGGCTCCGAGTGCACGCGCCGTTGCGACTTCTGCCAGATCGATACCGGCAAGCCCTCCCCGATCGACCGCTTCGAGCCGACCAAGGTGGCCCGTTCCGTCGTCAAGATGAACCTGCGCTACGCCACGGTCACGGGCGTGGCCCGTGACGACCTGGAGGACGAGGGCGTCTGGCTCTATGCCGAGACCGTCCGCAAGATCCACGAGCTGAACCCGAACACCGGCGTCGAGCTGTTGATCCCGGACTTTTCCGGCAAGCCGGAGAACATTGCGGCGATCTGCGAGTCCGCCCCCGAGGTGTTCGCCCACAACGTGGAGACCGTGCCGCGCATTTTCAAGCGCATCCGCCCGGCCTTCCGCTACGAGCGTTCACTGGATGTCATCAGCCAGGGCCGGGACCACGGCATGGTGACCAAGTCGAACCTGATCCTGGGCATGGGCGAGACCCGTGAGGAGATCTCGGTGGCCCTGCAGGACCTGCACGACGCCGGCACCGACCTGATCACGATCACCCAGTACCTGCGCCCCTCCGAACGCCACCTGCCGGTGGACCGCTGGGTCAAGCCGCAGGAATTCCTGGAACTGAACCAGGAGGCCGAGGAGATCGGTTTCCTGGGCGTCATGTCCGGACCGCTGGTGCGTTCCTCCTACCGTGCCGGCCGCCTGTGGGCCACGGCCATGCGGAAAAAGGGCCGCGACATCCCCGAGCACCTGGCGCACATCGCCGAAGGCATCGAGGATTCCGGGCACACCCGCCAGGAAGCCGCCTCACTGATCGCAGCCCAATAG
- the lipB gene encoding lipoyl(octanoyl) transferase LipB, with product MTVEFKEVGFAPDFIDYNGAWNHQREVHDAVVAGTAVNTVLLLEHSAVYTAGKRTEDHERPFDGTPVINVDRGGKLTWHGPGQLVMYPIVRLKDAHGIRQYVTVLEDIIIETLAAFGVDGVRVKGRAGIWLLADEKGPDRKIAAIGIRVHEGVTMHGIAINANNDLAPYAQIIACGINDAGTTTIAAETGNNVTPTELAPVVIAATRRHLTPIITDSLPGESHPEQELTGTREQRPVEGASL from the coding sequence ATGACTGTTGAGTTCAAAGAAGTCGGTTTTGCCCCGGATTTCATCGACTACAACGGCGCTTGGAATCATCAACGCGAAGTGCACGACGCCGTCGTCGCTGGCACCGCGGTGAATACAGTGCTGTTGCTCGAACATTCCGCTGTCTACACGGCCGGAAAACGCACCGAAGACCACGAACGCCCCTTTGACGGAACACCCGTCATCAATGTTGACAGGGGTGGAAAGCTGACCTGGCATGGTCCGGGGCAGCTTGTCATGTACCCGATCGTCCGGCTCAAGGACGCCCACGGCATCCGCCAGTACGTCACGGTGTTGGAGGACATCATCATCGAGACGCTGGCCGCCTTTGGCGTGGACGGCGTCCGCGTGAAGGGACGTGCCGGCATTTGGCTGCTGGCCGATGAAAAGGGACCGGACCGCAAGATTGCCGCCATCGGCATCCGCGTCCACGAGGGCGTCACCATGCACGGCATTGCCATCAATGCAAACAACGATCTCGCCCCCTACGCCCAAATCATCGCCTGCGGCATCAACGACGCCGGCACCACCACCATCGCCGCCGAAACCGGCAACAACGTAACCCCCACCGAGCTGGCCCCGGTCGTCATCGCGGCGACCCGCCGCCACCTGACCCCGATCATCACCGATTCGCTCCCCGGCGAATCCCACCCTGAACAAGAATTGACCGGCACCCGCGAACAGCGCCCGGTAGAAGGAGCATCGCTGTGA